One Roseburia rectibacter DNA window includes the following coding sequences:
- a CDS encoding ABC transporter ATP-binding protein codes for MDAAQHLPEIITMQNVNKSYKMGANSLHVLKDISLTVEKGEYLAILGPSGSGKSTLMNIIGCMDVMDGGTYNLDGVEIEMAKEKELTNIRNQKIGFIFQKYHLIPTYNVLQNIVMPLLMRGMNLKEAKDASMDTIAMLGLAERIDHKPNELSGGQQQRVAIARALVGQPAILLADEPTGALDRNSGKEVLKLFQRLSDMGNTIVMITHDLSVAEHAKRVVRIVDGELYEN; via the coding sequence ATGGACGCAGCACAGCATTTACCTGAAATCATCACCATGCAAAATGTTAACAAATCCTATAAAATGGGAGCTAATTCGCTGCATGTGTTAAAAGACATTTCACTGACCGTTGAAAAAGGGGAATATCTTGCTATCTTAGGACCATCCGGTTCTGGTAAAAGTACCCTGATGAACATTATCGGCTGCATGGATGTTATGGACGGGGGAACTTATAATCTTGACGGTGTTGAGATTGAGATGGCAAAGGAAAAGGAACTGACTAATATCCGCAACCAGAAGATAGGATTTATTTTTCAGAAATATCATCTGATTCCAACTTATAATGTGCTTCAAAATATTGTTATGCCACTTTTAATGCGCGGGATGAATTTAAAAGAAGCAAAGGATGCAAGTATGGATACCATTGCAATGTTAGGGCTTGCAGAGCGTATCGATCATAAACCAAACGAACTTTCCGGTGGTCAGCAGCAGCGTGTTGCGATTGCACGTGCCTTAGTCGGTCAGCCGGCAATTCTGCTTGCAGATGAGCCGACCGGTGCCTTAGACCGCAACAGCGGAAAAGAAGTGTTAAAACTGTTTCAGCGGTTAAGTGATATGGGAAATACGATCGTTATGATCACACACGATCTGAGCGTTGCTGAACATGCGAAGAGAGTGGTGCGTATTGTGGATGGGGAACTCTATGAAAATTAA
- a CDS encoding DNA alkylation repair protein, whose amino-acid sequence MTNEEIRAWLDAEAESKFQKFTSGLIPGADRILGVRIPKLRTLAKKIAKEDWRGYLDHAVCDTYEEIMLQGLVIGYAKGEINELLEYVRTFIPKIHDWSVNDCFCATFKIAQKYREKVWDFLMLYAKSDHEFAQRVVAVMLMDHFLTEEYIARVLSVWDSLDHPGYYRKMGVAWGIATAYAKFPKETHAFLLNNHLDDETYNKAIQKMIESYRISADDKEILRRMKRKL is encoded by the coding sequence ATGACAAATGAAGAAATCCGTGCATGGTTAGATGCGGAAGCAGAATCAAAATTTCAGAAGTTTACATCCGGTCTGATTCCCGGAGCAGACCGGATTTTAGGTGTGCGTATCCCAAAACTGCGAACTCTTGCGAAAAAGATTGCAAAAGAGGACTGGCGGGGATATTTAGATCATGCTGTCTGTGATACTTATGAGGAAATCATGCTGCAGGGGCTCGTGATTGGATATGCAAAGGGAGAAATCAATGAGCTTTTGGAGTATGTACGGACGTTTATCCCGAAGATACATGACTGGTCAGTCAATGACTGCTTTTGTGCTACTTTTAAAATTGCACAGAAATACCGTGAAAAAGTATGGGATTTTCTGATGCTTTATGCAAAATCTGATCATGAATTTGCGCAGCGTGTCGTTGCCGTCATGCTGATGGATCATTTCCTGACAGAGGAGTATATTGCGCGTGTGCTGTCTGTGTGGGATAGTCTTGATCATCCGGGGTATTACCGGAAAATGGGAGTCGCGTGGGGCATTGCAACTGCATATGCAAAATTTCCAAAGGAGACACATGCGTTTTTGCTTAATAATCACCTGGATGATGAGACATACAATAAGGCAATTCAGAAAATGATAGAATCTTACCGTATATCGGCTGATGACAAAGAGATTTTGCGCAGAATGAAAAGAAAATTGTAA
- a CDS encoding Rpn family recombination-promoting nuclease/putative transposase: protein MGTADIVTKEYMRENTVFADAFNYLIYNGKKVIDPAKLIEIDSTEIVLPFGNEEKVGEDKKWEVQKTEWSSVKNGSVRKKNASRVDIKTDAVQRYRDLLKSAVVKQDEKTSYVLLGIENQTEVHYAMPVRNAIYDALQYGRQVADIAAEHRRNKKDFLGKSNGEYLSGFFKEDHIRPVITLVIHFGAEEWDGPLSLHEMMATRDMEILSFVENYRIHLIDPAKLTEEELDKFSTSLKEVMGYIKYSKDKEKLLEFLRTDTRKTIEMNAARVIKMITNTPIEVSEEMEEIEMCKAIDDLILESESRGRMEGEKKGEAKGEAKGMIEICLEMNFSKEDILRKLQDKLNISMQQASEYFEIYGKNTK from the coding sequence ATGGGAACAGCGGATATAGTAACAAAAGAGTATATGAGGGAAAATACCGTATTTGCAGATGCATTTAATTATCTGATCTACAATGGGAAAAAGGTCATTGATCCTGCAAAACTGATAGAAATTGATTCAACAGAGATTGTACTGCCGTTTGGAAATGAAGAAAAAGTCGGTGAAGATAAGAAATGGGAAGTGCAGAAAACAGAATGGAGTTCTGTAAAAAATGGATCAGTAAGGAAGAAAAATGCAAGTAGAGTGGACATAAAAACAGATGCCGTGCAGAGATATCGCGATCTTTTAAAATCTGCAGTAGTAAAACAGGACGAAAAAACGTCTTACGTTCTTTTGGGCATCGAAAATCAGACAGAGGTGCATTATGCAATGCCGGTCAGAAATGCTATTTATGATGCACTGCAATACGGCAGACAGGTGGCGGATATAGCGGCAGAACACCGCAGGAACAAAAAGGATTTTTTAGGAAAAAGTAATGGCGAATATCTCTCCGGATTTTTTAAAGAAGATCATATCAGACCAGTCATTACCCTTGTGATTCATTTTGGAGCGGAAGAATGGGACGGACCGTTGTCATTGCATGAAATGATGGCGACAAGGGATATGGAAATCCTGAGTTTTGTGGAAAACTATCGCATCCATCTGATCGATCCGGCAAAGCTGACAGAAGAAGAATTAGATAAGTTTTCTACAAGTTTAAAAGAAGTTATGGGATATATCAAATATTCAAAAGATAAGGAAAAGCTGTTGGAATTTTTGCGGACAGATACCCGTAAGACTATAGAAATGAATGCAGCGAGGGTGATAAAGATGATCACAAATACACCAATTGAGGTATCGGAAGAAATGGAGGAGATAGAGATGTGTAAGGCAATTGATGATCTGATCTTAGAGAGTGAGTCTCGTGGAAGGATGGAGGGAGAGAAAAAAGGAGAGGCAAAAGGAGAGGCAAAAGGAATGATAGAGATCTGTCTTGAAATGAACTTTTCCAAAGAGGATATTTTAAGGAAGTTACAGGATAAACTTAATATCTCAATGCAGCAGGCAAGTGAATATTTTGAGATATATGGGAAGAACACAAAGTAG